A segment of the Saccharicrinis carchari genome:
GTCGGGCAGCAAGCGGTGCTTACATCCCGATAAGCCAGGTACACCCTGTATGCTTAAAAGATTGGACCCAATACCACTTATCTCGGCACCCATGCTCACCAGCATTTTGCAGAGTTGTTGCAAATAAGGTTCACAAGCCGCATTGTATATTGTAGTTTTTCCTTCTGCCAAAACAGCGGCCAGTACGATATTGGCCGTACCCGTTACCGATGCTTCGTCTAAAAGCATGTAGCTACCTTTAAGCCCATCGGTTTCGAGGCTATAAAATATTTCGTTGGCATTATAATGGAAGCGGGCACCCAGTTTTTCGAAGCCTACAAAGTGCGTATCTAATCTACGACGCCCAATTTTATCGCCACCCGGTTTTGGAAAATATGCTTTCCCATAGCGGGCGAGCAATGGACCCATAATCATGATTGAGCCACGAAGCGAGGATGCTTTATTTCTGAACTCCTTACCTTGCAGATATCCAAGATCTATATTTTCGGCCTTAAAGGAATAGGTATGGGAATTTTTTTTAACAATTTGCACACCTAAATGATCCAGTAGATCGATAAGATTGTTCACATCAACAATATCCGGAATATTACTTATTTCAACCTCTTGGTTAGTTAGCAGGGTGGCACATATTATTTGTAGTGCTTCGTTTTTTGCGCCTTGCGGTGTAATTTCGCCGGAAAGCTTATGACCCCCTTCAATTTCGAAAGAATGCATTATACGTAGGTTATAGCCCGTGAAGATTTAGTTTTTATGATCGTCGTGACGTTTGTAGTTGCGTTTTTTTTTGCCACGGTTTTGGTTGTAGCCACTTTGGTTTGAGGCATTTTGGTTGGCGGTGTTATGATTTGGATAGTTACTTTCGCGCTG
Coding sequences within it:
- the murA gene encoding UDP-N-acetylglucosamine 1-carboxyvinyltransferase, whose translation is MHSFEIEGGHKLSGEITPQGAKNEALQIICATLLTNQEVEISNIPDIVDVNNLIDLLDHLGVQIVKKNSHTYSFKAENIDLGYLQGKEFRNKASSLRGSIMIMGPLLARYGKAYFPKPGGDKIGRRRLDTHFVGFEKLGARFHYNANEIFYSLETDGLKGSYMLLDEASVTGTANIVLAAVLAEGKTTIYNAACEPYLQQLCKMLVSMGAEISGIGSNLLSIQGVPGLSGCKHRLLPDMIEIGSFIGMAAMTGSEITIKDTAYDQLGIIPEAFKKMGVKLQRRGDDIFIPQQDEYEIETFIDGSIMTIADAPWPGLTPDLLSVFLVIATQAKGSVLIHQKMFESRLFFVDKLIDMGARIILCDPHRATVIGLNKETPLRGTTLTSPDIRAGVALLIAALSAKGTSTIQNINQIDRGYQGIDVRLQKLGARIKRV